One genomic window of Punica granatum isolate Tunisia-2019 chromosome 1, ASM765513v2, whole genome shotgun sequence includes the following:
- the LOC116193153 gene encoding uncharacterized protein LOC116193153, with product MGSEYDRSRSYSHSNARGSHSHSYSYSYSNGNGYSSNSNNMQLQPYYGGGRGGGQPPRPQHELRCYSASYAQTQVGYPYSNNNNNSGPGGSKDMKLKKGKSTSGSGSKSWSLGDPEFQRKKRVASYKMYGVEGKAKSTFRKSLRWIKDRYSQVAYGWW from the coding sequence ATGGGGTCGGAATACGACAGATCAAGGTCCTACTCTCACTCCAACGCCCGTGGAAGCCACAGCCACAGCTACAGCTACAGCTACAGCAACGGCAACGGATAcagcagcaacagcaacaACATGCAGCTGCAGCCCTACTACGGAGGCGGCCGCGGAGGAGGCCAGCCGCCTCGGCCGCAGCACGAGCTCCGGTGCTACAGCGCCTCCTACGCCCAGACCCAGGTGGGATATCCGTACAGCAACAACAATAACAACTCGGGGCCGGGGGGCAGCAAGGACATGAAGCTGAAGAAGGGGAAGAGCACGTCCGGGTCGGGCTCGAAGTCGTGGAGCCTCGGGGACCCGGAGTtccagaggaagaagagggtgGCGAGCTACAAGATGTACGGCGTGGAGGGGAAGGCCAAGAGCACCTTCCGGAAGAGCCTCCGGTGGATCAAGGACCGCTACTCTCAGGTCGCCTATGGCTGGTGGTGA
- the LOC116192199 gene encoding cytokinin riboside 5'-monophosphate phosphoribohydrolase LOG8 produces MEEGDDMRSKFKRVCVFCGSQSGNRKVFSDAALELGDELVKRKIDLVYGGGSVGLMGLISQKVYDGGCHVLGVIPKALMPLEISGETVGEVQIVLNMHERKAVMAREADAFIALPGGYGTMEELMEMITWSQLGIHKKPVGLLNVDGYYNSLLGLFDDGVKEGFIKPSAREIVLSAPTAQELLEKMENYTPLHKHVAPHESWKVEKLGDYSRK; encoded by the exons ATGGAAGAAGGAGACGATATGAGAAGCAAGTTCAAGAGGGTCTGTGTCTTCTGCGGAAGCCAGTCGGGGAACCGGAAAGTCTTCAGTGATGCTGCTCTCGAACTGGGCGATGAACTG GTGAAGCGGAAGATCGATTTGGTTTATGGCGGAGGAAGTGTGGGCTTGATGGGCTTGATATCCCAGAAAGTGTACGATGGAGGGTGCCATGTTTTGGG GGTCATTCCGAAAGCCCTCATGCCTCTTGAG ATATCTGGTGAGACTGTTGGAGAAGTGCAGATTGTCTTAAATATGCACGAGAGAAAAGCAGTAATGGCTCGAGAAGCCGATGCCTTCATCGCTCTCCCTG GAGGATACGGAACCATGGAAGAGCTGATGGAAATGATAACATGGTCCCAGCTCGGTATTCATAAGAAACCG GTTGGTCTGCTGAATGTGGATGGCTACTACAACAGTTTACTTGGTCTGTTTGACGACGGCGTTAAAGAAGGTTTCATCAAGCCCAGTGCCCGGGAAATAGTTCTCTCTGCGCCAACGGCTCAAGAACtcttggagaagatggag AATTACACCCCATTGCACAAACATGTTGCTCCTCATGAGAGTTGGAAAGTGGAGAAACTCGGAGACTATTCGAGGAAATAA